In a single window of the Cucumis melo cultivar AY chromosome 11, USDA_Cmelo_AY_1.0, whole genome shotgun sequence genome:
- the LOC103499651 gene encoding RING-H2 finger protein ATL78-like — MSIATISTNIHHEVFRYSRKLLLHSSLHKLSFTAAAPSAVHDQSEFYSGGDSTTFDTNVVMVLSVLLCALICSLALNSVIRCALKCSRFLVSNDHRRHPAPTSTGVHKKAIKSFTVVQFSPDLNLPGLDSECVICLSEFVTGDKLRLLPKCNHGFHVKCIDKWLSSHSSCPKCRQCLVQTCEKIAGVIASASASSSSGHSPSPPPPPPPSVVVNLAPLEPEAPVRNLRL, encoded by the coding sequence atgtcaatTGCTACCATTTCTACAAATATTCATCATGAAGTGTTTCGTTATTCAAGAAAACTCCTTCTTCACTCCTCCCTCCACAAGCTCTCCTTCACCGCCGCCGCTCCCTCCGCCGTCCACGACCAATCCGAATTCTACTCCGGCGGAGACAGCACTACCTTCGACACCAATGTCGTCATGGTCCTCTCCGTCCTCCTCTGCGCCTTAATCTGCTCCTTAGCCCTCAACTCCGTCATCCGATGCGCTTTGAAATGCTCCCGTTTCCTCGTCTCCAATGACCACCGCCGCCACCCCGCCCCCACCTCCACCGGAGTCCATAAGAAAGCCATCAAGAGCTTCACCGTGGTTCAATTCTCCCCGGACCTCAACCTCCCCGGCCTCGACTCCGAGTGCGTCATTTGCTTATCGGAGTTCGTCACCGGCGACAAGCTCCGGCTTCTCCCGAAATGTAACCATGGGTTTCACGTTAAGTGTATTGATAAGTGGTTGAGTTCTCACTCCTCTTGCCCTAAATGTCGGCAGTGTTTGGTTCAGACTTGTGAGAAAATCGCCGGCGTTATTGCCTCTGCCTCCGCCTCCTCCTCTTCCGGCCACTCTCcgtctcctcctcctcctccgccGCCGTCTGTGGTTGTGAACTTAGCGCCGCTGGAACCTGAAGCTCCGGTACGGAATTTACGGctgtaa